Proteins encoded in a region of the Bactrocera tryoni isolate S06 chromosome 4, CSIRO_BtryS06_freeze2, whole genome shotgun sequence genome:
- the LOC120775679 gene encoding uncharacterized protein LOC120775679: MAQRLQCNMLCLFICCMLIGYSWQYCYQLKILSFRSTDTPDYRLVMDWQKNMTLTASTYVRKAVATPTWHLQLLQLNTKRNQLGKIEPPKSLYNATYKTCEFWKYVKRIRVFNNVAQQLLSKSGGNMSLDCPLSVGTYVFKNIHVPPDTGMLKFMYWPNTIYTLLGTVYDQRPNKTLEKLCHYEINGTVIKSC, translated from the exons ATGGCACAACGATTGCAATGCAACATGCTGTGTCTTTTCATCTGTTGCATGCTTATCGGCTACTCGTGGCAG TACTGTTACCAGCTGAAAATACTGAGCTTTCGCAGCACCGACACGCCCGATTACCGACTTGTCATGGACTGGCAGAAGAATATGACTTTAACCGCGTCGACGTACGTCCGAAAAGCAGTCGCAACGCCGACCTGGCACCTCCAACTGCTCCAATTGAACACCAAACGCAATCAGCTGGGCAAAATCGAGCCGCCGAAGTCGCTCTACAACGCCACCTATAAGACGTGTGAGTTTTGGAAGTATGTGAAGCGCATACGGGTCTTCAACAATGTGGCCCAACAGCTGCTCTCCAAGAGTGGTGGCAACATGAGCCTAGACTGCCCCTTATCGGTGGGCACGTATGTCTTCAAAAATATACACGTGCCACCTGACACCGGCATGCTGAAGTTCATGTACTGGCCCAACACGATCTACACACTGCTCGGCACGGTCTACGATCAGCGGCCGAACAAGACTTTGGAGAAATTATGCCACTACGAGATCAACGGCACTGTTATCAAGTCGTGTTAA